The genomic stretch AGATTTTGGGGCTGAGTGGAACGTGCTTCTGCCCTCCCAACACAGACAACCAAACACCAATCCTTATAAAACCATCCGTCTCCCGGTCAAATCAATAACCCACTGAATAAGAAAAAAGGGCCTGAGCCAAAAGCCTTCTGTCACATACAAAATAGCATCTCTGGAAAGAGACTGAACGGCATGTACCTGACCCAAAGATACCACTGAAAAACAAACATACTTAAGAGCTCACTAGTAGAGAAGGCAGGAAATTTCTTCTGACTTGAGATATTTTGCTCTTATCAGTTAATATTAATCTACCATTTTGATTACATATTCTACCCCTCCATAGTGGTTTGACTAAGCAAGAGCGTATACACATACAAAtgaacataaaaaataataaagacggtaaaatacattttcaccctagaatataaataattcacacaaataaaaacatcTGGCCTCACtggtgttgcccccccccctttagcatttaacacagaaattgatttaaaaaaaaaaaaaaaaaactgaacaaagATGAGAAGAGAACAGCAGATCAAACAAAAGCATTAAGTTTAAAGTGCTTACAGACAGCAAACATTATTGAAGACAGATTAAAAGTGCAGATTGTAAAAGAATGATAGTTCACCTGGCACCAGCTAATTGCTTGATCTTTCCCTATAGGTTAGGTATACAGTGTTTTCAGGCAAGAGGCTTGAAATATTGAACCACCTAAACATTTACTGACACTGAGTTCCACAACTACCTCCCTCTCAAAGATTTGCAGAAGAAAACCAACCTAAAAACCATTAACCACTATACCTCTCCAGCAAGTGAATATGTATAATTCTCCAATGAGTTTctcatcattaaaaacaaataaaactctTGTCTCCActatttattttgattaaaaaaaacacacacagagtgaccatattTAAAGTGCAAAAAAAGAATGATTACAACCATCCAAACACATGTGAGTGATGTGATCTTGGAATTCTTCCACATGTGCCAAGTCGTTGCAGAAACACAGAAGCTACGAAAAGCACACGATGAAAATGGAGGGGATAAAATCACACTGTAAGAAACGGCACATTAAATACACCTACCGATAACTGCATGATTCTGCTCAGGCTGCCCACACAAATGACAGCATTGCACAGGTTCGTACAATGAATTGGCTTTGTAATGCTTATTGGTACAGTCAATATATTCTCAACATTGCGACTGGGAAATCCCCATAACCATTTCAGCGTTAATAACCCTCTATACCTCCCCATCCCTGCAAATAAACCCCcacgccaaaaaaaaaacaaaaaaaaattaaaatattctTTTGATAATTACAAGCCTCACGCCCATCTATGTCTATGGCAATGCCTCTACACAGATCTGCTCCTCCGTGATGTCATCCAGCAGAGGAACATCCAGGGGATTGCAGGTGTCTGTGTCGAAGTCTTCCGCCCCTTCAAGGGTGTCCTCCGAGCCACATTTGGCCTTGAAGCCCTGATGCTCAGATGGGGAGGTGCTCTCGACGGATTCCAGGTCCTCAATGCCAGCGCGGTAGTGAATCGTGAGTAACGTGAGTGCCTGGAGCCGCTCACCAGACTTGGCAAGGGCCGCACTGGTGAGGGCTTTCTTGCGGGGATCAGCAGTCTCCCTCTCCTCGAGCAACAAGGAGTTGTTGTGCTCCAGCTCCTGGTCGATCTCCTGCTGCAGCTTGTCCAGCATGAATTCCAGCTTCTGCGAGCGCTCATCTGTGGGCAGGCCCCGATAAAGGTCCCGCCCAATCTCCTTAACAGCTATGAAAACGCTATCATCCAGGCCACCCTCTTTGCGTGCCAGCTTAGTGGTGCTTCCACTTGTGGAAGTGGCCTTTTTGGAAGGGCTTGCCCCAACATAAGTCTCGGTGTCACTGCTCTCGTTGTCCGAGGTATTGGGCGTTTGCTTGGGTGATGGCTCTACAGTGGGGTCGGCCACCTGCTCTGCCAACCTGGTTTTGGGCACCTGTCGCAGGCTCAGCAGCCGGGAGCTTGTGTTAAGGATGTGGCGGGTCAGGCCAGTGGTGGCTCTGTTGATGGTGGACTTTGCCTCAGAGTCGGCGCCCCGGCGGTCTGCAGCCATGCAAAATGGGTGCTCGCTGAGACACTTTTCCTGGCACTTCTTGTGGCACACATAGGCACAGATCATGCACTGGGAAGCTGCCTTGGTCCATACTTTCTTCTTGCAGTATTCACACCAAGTGGGATTCTGGAACTGGGTATCCTGGAAGTTGTGCTTGAATTCCGCAATCTGCATGGAGCCGAAGCCATGGTCCTCACGGGGCAGCactggctgctgctgctgttgctgctgctgctgctgacaTGGTTCGTCCTCCTGCTGGATGTTTTCACGCTCAAACTCCACCAGGCTGCTGGAGAACTCTGATTCGCTATCGCTCAGGTAAGTGAAGTTAAGCGTGACGTCACCATAACACAGCTTCTCGTTGAAGCCCTTGTGGGTGCTGAGGTTGCGCAGAGCTGTACGGCTCACGCTAGCTCTCGGTTCTGGGGGACACAGCCTGAAGGAGCTCTGGAACTCCAAGGAAGATGTGGACAAGCATTCCAGTGCGATGTGCTCCAGTTTCAGACTAACATGCCCCAAGCACAAGAGACTTCCTAGTTTGAAAGGGTCTTTACACCAAAGGGCTACATTAAGGTATTTATGGTTGCTTTCTACATCAAAAACCACAGAGGCCTTGGCCCATTTTGCAGACTGGTTACGTAAGAGGGTCTCTGATGATTCCCAGGTGAAATGATCCTCCAGGCTGTCTTTTGTGCTGGTAGACGCCTCCGAGACCTTGTCTTTGGCTGCATCTTGCCGGCGGGAAATGTAATCAGCTGCCGGGTCTTCGCTGGTCTCCATTTGTCTGACAGCTGGCTTTTGATCTGGGAGTTTGACGGCAACCTTCTCATTGGCGGGCTGTTTGTCTCCATTGTTTGCAGGTGGAATGGGCCTCTCTGGTTTCTCTGAAGGCACATCCCCTCCATCCTGCATACTTTGGGTGTCTGAAGAGGTTGATGCCAGCTTGATGTGGGACCTGGGGGGCACTGGCGGTCGacttggggggggtggaggagggACAGCAGGCCTTTGAGGTCCTTCAGGCAATTCACTGCTTTTAGGAGGCAAGGATTTGAGTGTCTCCTTTGTCTGTGGTTTCAGTGGCAACTGAAGACCAGACAAATTCAGTTTACGGTTCAAGATGGGAGAAATGGTGCCCAGGGGCTTGGTGGCAAGATTAGCCACAGTTCTTTTAGGACTTTGGTTAACAGTAAGGAGATCATCCTTGATGTCACTAATAATGGGCTTAGGGTCCATGATTAGCTCCTCAAATTCTGAGTCCATGTCTTTGCTGTCAGAAGTATCCAGAGTGGTGATGGGGGCCGGGTCTTCCTCATACATGGGCTGTGGCAGAAAACTGGGCTCCTCCAACTGGCTGAAACCTTCCTGAAGGGCTCCCATGGGTGGGATCTGGTGACGTACGGGCCTTTCATAGACAACTTGCACCTTATCTCCAGCCTGCTTGAGAAGCTTTGGCACTTGGACAGAGGATGTCACTTTAACACCTGCCAAAAAATATAGAATTCACAAGGCTTGAGATACATCATTGCAGGTATTAACTCTGATATTTATCTCATGTCACCAGTTTTTCCGGCAATGGCATTATGGTATCACATGCAAAATTTTAGGTACAGCTTGAAGACGGGCAGGCACAAACTGAAGGGGAAACATTTCTTACCTCCGATAGCTATGAGCCGATCTCCTTTCTGTAGGTCAGCCAAGGCAGCAGGTGAGTTGGGGGTGACCGTCTCAATGCTGACATGCACAACATCGCCCTCGGTGGCCGGGACATGTCGAAAGGTCATACCAACGCTCTGAGAACTGCCTTTGATAACCTCCGTCTGGAAAACACATGCCGTGAAATAGTGAGTTACTATCCATCACATAAACGCTCAGCTCACAACCCAAGGATGAAGAAAGGGAGGCTAATTTAATTTCAAAGTTTTATTATCTGCATTTCATGTGCTTTTATAATGGTTGGATGCAGAGTGAAACAGAAAAACCATAAAAAGGTAAattacatcacaaagccaacaaAACAATTCAGGATACTGAAATTCTCAAATGTAAAGGTTCCCAGGTTCTCCCAACTAAATGACATTAATGTATATGTTCATTAACTTAGCAAAAGTGCATATAAAAATGGCATTCTGGAAATGTCACTGTTCATTACTCAAATGAAGCGGAAAGGCCTATTAAAAGCAAATTAATCAGATTGTTCCCGACTGTAGGATCCTCTTCAGAAGATGAAGGATCTGATAAAGCAGACATGAAGTGACCTGACTTGTAGCTGCAGGCTTTCATCTGTATCCCCATCTGACTGACAACAAGCAGTCTGCATTATAGCTTTTACTGCTTaagaaaaataattaataaaaagagtcttaaatgtaaataattacACTAccttgtactttatatttttttgcaagaGAAGAGCCAGACTTGGGGGCATGATAAGACTGTCTGTCAGCCCAGGAATGACATGGTACAGACTAGAATGGGAGGCACTCCTAAATAAGCTGAACATTTATTCTAGCTTCAGAATATACTAAATCAAACCAATGTTTCCTACAGGTAGCAACATAATCCATCAGAGTTTCAAAATCAACTGGAAATTTAATCTGTACTTAATAAAATGATAGTAAAATTATGCTGTCTGAAAGTTAAAAAATATCAGCCAAAGATTATGCCTTCTTAAAACAAAAGTAGCTTCTTGAGGTATGTGTGTAGCACTAATcccattttctttattttttcaatCAGGAACTGCATGTCAATAAAGCTATATGACATACTACAGGTCCAATCCCCACCTCAGGTCAGGCTTggcaaaaattatttttttgataTAATTGTTTAATGTTAGCATCAAGATCAGTATAGGTGATACCAACCATGGAAAAAAATCAGTGATACTAACCATCCCTACAGTTTAGTTTCACACAAAATAGGTTTgtatcatttaattgtttttgttgatttttttaattttaggaGGTACCATTACTTTTTCTCCTCGATGGTTACATGTATGTGCATGCgtgtatgaatggtgtgtgagtgtgccctgcgatgggctggccccccatcctgggttgttccctgcctcgtgcccattgattccgggttaggctccggaccccccgcgacccagtaggataagcggtatggaaaatggatggatggatggatggatggttacatGTATGCCAAGTAGGGTCATACCAATTTAGCGGGGGGCGGGGACTTGAATGGATGTGTATGGCAGCTCATCTGGCCCAGAAACATCACCAGCGTACCAGAAAATCTCCCGGTGCCCCCGGTGGCCACACTGCCCCTGGCCAGTCCCCATTATCTGAGGTCCCACCTCACCTTAGTTCAGTAGCTCAGGCTCACAGACGGTACAATATTGAAAGCATGGAAACCTGGTGTCAGTATGCTAACACAGAAATACATTTGAGCTATCAAATGTGACCTCATAAGTCTGGAATGGTTCACTGTTAATTCAGAGGTTGTCCCTCAAGTGTTACATGATCCATAATGCTCGTCTTGTATGTCTTCTGCATTTAAAGCAGAATTAGTTGGCACATTCATAAGCACCAGCATATCAAAGTTTTTTGATTCCAAAACGTAagtaaaattataaaaatgtgtGTAGTCACACATATAGCAATAAAATCTCTGACAAATGCACTACAGGAGGAACAATACTGGCTGTAGATGAACTAAGTTTTCAGAATTTGTGGGAAATATCTGATTTCAAGTGAGTTTAACAAAGCACAGAATTGCAGAACCCATTTGAAGGAAGAACTCAGTCTCTACATGCTAGGTTTAGATGACGACAAAGGATACAGTAATTACTGAGCAAGATATAGCCTGTAATTACAGCTAATTTCCACCCTGCTGTTTGCTCGTCACCAAAATCGCCATTGCCGCGCACTGCACTTCAGTCACGTATCCCATCAGACACCTGTTCAGTCGTCAGTCACCTGTCTTCCATCTCAGCAGCTTACCAGAACATATTGTAAAGACTATCATTCAAATAATTAGTCACCATAGGATGTTTGTGTCTCAACAGTGAACAGCGAGCCTTTTTGTGAACTGCTGGTCAAAACATAGAGGATCTCAAACCTTATGCAAAAAAAGCTGGTGTGGGGTCTTCTGACACCTTTATGGAAAAGCGTAGGAGAATGGTGCTAACGGTAGGGCTAAAGCGGACACCCTCAAACAGGAGTCATTGGGATCCCGCCGGAGACTAATCGCCATAATAACGTTGCTGTCATTTGCTGTAGCCCCTGAAAAGAGGACTGATTTTATTAAGGAGGAGATGAAGGGAATGAACTATGCAAATTGTCAGGCCTGGAGAGCAGCAGTGAAGCTGTCTGACGCTGGGGGATGTTTTTCGATTCTTGGGATTCCTAACAACATCAAGTATGCAAGGGTAGAAAGGGAGAGAAGAGCGataagagaccaaaaaaatggCTTGGCATTAATGCTCATTCTAAAAACTGGTACTTCGCAGGTCTTAAAATTAGGTAAATGCAACCTCAGATGTACAATACATGATATTAGGGGTGGGCAATATAACCTCAAAATTACATCCCATATTTGAAGGAAATTCGTGATAATGATATTTATGAcgatataaaaataattttaaacggTTTATCAGTGATTATATGTTGCAGGCAGCAGCATTTATTAGTGCAAACAATAGCAGATACCAGGTGGATATTTTGCATTGAAAACAGAATGTACCATTGTAAAATGTCTTTCAACTGTGTTTAAGAACCACTATTGATTTTGTACATACAAGACAAGCTGCCTTTGTGGTGCATCAACCCATTATGAAATGTGTCggtccatttctcctgaaattaTCTATTTTTGCTTTGTACTGAAGGGATTTTCCTCTTCTTTATGTGCCTGTGTCATTTATCCCACTTGGTCCTGCTTCACCTTCATCATTGCCTCTTTTTTGGATAACAAACCGATCCATTTTAATGCTAGCTAGCAAAGCATGACCGTGCAATACGTTTTCATTCCTGCTTCATTGTGTGCCACCCTAATTGATTGTTATTTAACTACGTAGCTGCACATTAATCGGAAGGTTGTACTGCATCTAGTtcgaaaaaaaaatttaaaatctgATGCTCTGGATAATttgcttatttgtttttattcagtCACAGGCTGCCACACTGGCCTCCAGGGGCTGCAAGTGGCTGCAAGCTAGGCAGTGAAGACCACTGTTCTACAGTGAGAAAGATCAGTCACAAGTAGAAAGTAGTCAAGACAGTTGCCCGACTTCCCAGAAGTGGATGCCCCAGCAAATTCACCCCAAAGTGGGACCGCGTAATGCTCGGCAAAATTGCAAATAAAACCCAACGGCTACATCTCAGATTCTACAGGCCTaggttagcatgttaaatgttaaagctcatgacagtagaattggaaaaaaactaaacaagtaAGGCTTGTTTGTAAGGGTTGCCAGGAGAaaccctcttctctctaaaacatGGCAGCACAGCACAGCTTTGCAAAGTTGCACCTGAACAAACCACCAGTGTGTGTCCTTTGGACACACAAGACCAAAGTAGAGATGTCAGGCACAGCTCCATGTTTGGCGAAAACCAAAAATAGCATATCAGCACAAACACCTCAAACCAACAATATCTGAGCACCTTGCGGTTATTGAGCTGACTATGAACTCCTCCATATACCAAAGTTTTGTAAACTTCAAATGTGAGGCCATCTGTTCGACAGCTAAAGCTTGGCCAAAATTTGGTCATGTATGAGTAGAATGCTATCCCAAGCACACCAGCAAATCGACAACGAATGCTTAAAATGAAAAGAATCAAGGTGTGGCAATGGCCCAAAGTCTCGACGTCAACCCGATTGAAATGGTGTGGCGAGACGTTAAGAGAGTTGTGCATAAGAGAACAACCGCAAATCTCAATTAACCGAAGCTACGTTGCAAAGAAGAGAGGGACAAAATTCCTCCACAACAATGTGAGACTGATAAAGTCATACTGGAAATGATTACTTCAAGTTATTGGTGTTAAATGTGGTTCTACAAGCTATTGAATCATGGGGTGTACTTAGTTTCACACATAGCTTCTCTATTTTGGCTATatttttgctaaataaataatgacatgGTGGAATCTGTTGTGTGCTACCTTACCTTAGGCTAGATTTAAATTCACCTTGGGTTAGATTCAAATAATTTTAAAGCCTGCTAAGGACCAGATGATTTTTTATTATGTACTGATATGAAAAActtcagaactgtactcaccatCCATACCAGATCATTTCAGAACCATACGAAGAACATGTGAGGAACCTGTTTCAGAATAACTAATGAATGGATAAATATTGGTTATTTTCACTGacaatttaaatgtaaaaccAGCAGGGGTATAGGTCAACATTGTGGATACCACAAATCCTATATTAGTATATGACCAGTGGCAAACATCCTGTGGAAGCAATATCCTTCAACCTTTCTTTTATATTGGGTATACTTCGTTTTACATGAAAAACTGTGGCAGCTTGACAAAGTGAGGAGAGAGAAGACAGACTGTTTGGGAGAACCTTCTCACTGCACACTCCAGGGCATAAGGTGACATGACCAAAGACGACAGAGTGTCCCCTAGGAGAGATTTCATCATCAGGGGTCTCCAGGGATCAGGCCTAGTGAGCAGCCAAATGTGATACTATAGCCAGAGAGCAGTGTCCCTCTTGTGTAAAACACCAGCATACCACTTCTCCCCAGTCAACAGGAACATCGTTTTGTGTCAGTGGTATTAGCTGTTCATTCTTGGGTGCGGAGAAGCTCAGTAAATTTTAAGGTTTGTTAATTGAAATTAAAAAAGAAGGAGAAAAGGCACAACAGAATCAAACAGAAGGCTGACATGGGTCTCTCTCTAAGTGGTATGCAGCACCAAATTAAATCAAACAAGAGTCGACCTCCATCTCAGAATACATTTGCTGCTTCtcgataaacagcagcacaattcTCAGTGACTCAGATACAGCAGCGGGGAAAAAAAGGCAATTAAGCTTCAAGAAGAACCTGTGCTGGCCAGACAGACTTCCACAATTACGGATGGTAATGCCCCGTGGAGCTGGGGGAGAGGAAGAGCACTGTGATCTGAAGCCGACTTTCATCTCACATCCTCAAACTGTAACAGGTACTTG from Brienomyrus brachyistius isolate T26 chromosome 3, BBRACH_0.4, whole genome shotgun sequence encodes the following:
- the pdzd8 gene encoding PDZ domain-containing protein 8; this encodes MFYVIVVSVLCGALVTLLLQLLLLYRRSPEPIARTVQYVKASPDPALKDYLHNQHVDLGQQPDSATPASSKQQEAVSPRQQEAAAPSSSPKQPPPSHSEPPHIPKPETCNFLNAIFLFLFRELRDTPVVRHWVIKKIKVEFEELLQTKTAGRLLEGLSLRDISLGNSLPVFKTAKLMTPVEVDEDGMPDELNFEVDLEYNGGFHLAIDVDLVFGKSAYLFVKMTRVAGRLKLQFTRMPFTHWSFSFLEEPLIDFEVKSQFEGRPLPQLTSIIVNQLKRVIKKKHTLPNYKIRYKPFFPFQVQPPLAAACDLDLSVHDNHLVEGRLRVTLVECSRLFILGSYDRETYVHCTLELSSEEWKEKTRSSIKTTEVIKGSSQSVGMTFRHVPATEGDVVHVSIETVTPNSPAALADLQKGDRLIAIGGVKVTSSVQVPKLLKQAGDKVQVVYERPVRHQIPPMGALQEGFSQLEEPSFLPQPMYEEDPAPITTLDTSDSKDMDSEFEELIMDPKPIISDIKDDLLTVNQSPKRTVANLATKPLGTISPILNRKLNLSGLQLPLKPQTKETLKSLPPKSSELPEGPQRPAVPPPPPPSRPPVPPRSHIKLASTSSDTQSMQDGGDVPSEKPERPIPPANNGDKQPANEKVAVKLPDQKPAVRQMETSEDPAADYISRRQDAAKDKVSEASTSTKDSLEDHFTWESSETLLRNQSAKWAKASVVFDVESNHKYLNVALWCKDPFKLGSLLCLGHVSLKLEHIALECLSTSSLEFQSSFRLCPPEPRASVSRTALRNLSTHKGFNEKLCYGDVTLNFTYLSDSESEFSSSLVEFERENIQQEDEPCQQQQQQQQQQPVLPREDHGFGSMQIAEFKHNFQDTQFQNPTWCEYCKKKVWTKAASQCMICAYVCHKKCQEKCLSEHPFCMAADRRGADSEAKSTINRATTGLTRHILNTSSRLLSLRQVPKTRLAEQVADPTVEPSPKQTPNTSDNESSDTETYVGASPSKKATSTSGSTTKLARKEGGLDDSVFIAVKEIGRDLYRGLPTDERSQKLEFMLDKLQQEIDQELEHNNSLLLEERETADPRKKALTSAALAKSGERLQALTLLTIHYRAGIEDLESVESTSPSEHQGFKAKCGSEDTLEGAEDFDTDTCNPLDVPLLDDITEEQICVEALP